The Humulus lupulus chromosome 4, drHumLupu1.1, whole genome shotgun sequence genome has a window encoding:
- the LOC133831738 gene encoding zinc finger protein CONSTANS-LIKE 6-like: MISEKKAANAMAGKTARACDSCLRVRARWFCAADDAFLCQSCDASVHTANQLAGRHQRVRLQTSSFKGSKLGVWDDKSSSPAWLRGFTRRARTPRNRAATKQVKKDEEEMNHHHHHHRREPLLPLVPEMSNEGEEYNRDDDIDQLLNYDGANEDQDEQLLYRVPIFDPFAAELCNPMSIGDDDIDDHDRCDDQMTESTVADEDHNDQHGTIMDDQHEVLGFLPSELELAEFAADVENLLGGGGGGGGSLEEDYSCDHEINGFGIMELLDCKEEEAADARVIKVEEEEDGMLMEASGIGFDGLSDEKFEYEELTLSGDQVAGGEGKMVNESMKKKKESEIVLRLNYEAVIAAWASQGSPWTTGTRPEVDPDHGWPHYMDMWQTNYSHNESKNLMTRGGKGSNNEVGGREARVSRYREKRRTRLFAKKIRYEVRKLNAEKRPRMKGRFVKRSSFMSTNNNQLMMTTK, from the exons ATGATCAGTGAAAAGAAGGCTGCAAATGCCATGGCTGGCAAGACTGCTCGAGCCTGCGACAGCTGCCTGCGAGTGCGCGCGCGCTGGTTCTGTGCAGCCGACGATGCCTTCCTTTGCCAGTCCTGCGACGCCTCAGTCCACACCGCCAACCAATTGGCCGGCAGACACCAAAGGGTTCGCCTCCAAACTTCCTCCTTTAAGGGTAGCAAGCTCGGGGTTTGGGACGATAAGTCCTCTTCCCCTGCTTGGCTCCGGGGGTTCACACGCAGAGCGCGAACCCCTCGGAACAGAGCGGCCACGAAACAAGTGaagaaagatgaagaagagatgaatcatcatcatcatcatcatcgtcgtGAACCTCTGTTGCCTTTGGTTCCGGAGATGAGTAACGAAGGAGAAGAATATAATCGTGATGATGATATTGATCAGTTGCTGAATTATGATGGTGCGAACGAAGATCAAGATGAGCAGTTGCTTTACCGGGTTCCTATCTTCGATCCATTTGCGGCAGAGCTTTGCAATCCGATGAGTATCGGCGATGATGATATTGATGATCACGACCGTTGTGATGATCAGATGACAGAATCGACGGTGGCTGATGAAGATCATAACGATCAGCATGGAACCATTATGGACGACCAGCATGAGGTTCTAGGGTTTCTACCATCGGAGTTAGAGCTGGCCGAGTTCGCCGCCGACGTAGAAAACCTTCTCGGCGgcggtggaggaggaggagggtcGCTGGAGGAAGATTATTCGTGTGACCATGAAATCAACGGGTTTGGAATAATGGAGCTTTTGGATTGTAAAGAAGAAGAAGCAGCAGATGCGAGAGtgatcaaagttgaagaagaagaagatgggatGTTAATGGAAGCTTCAGGcataggttttgatggtttgagtgATGAGAAGTTTGAGTATGAAGAGTTAACGTTGTCAGGTGATCAGGTGGCCGGCggtgagggcaaaatggtaaatgagagcatgaagaagaagaaggagagtgAGATAGTTCTGAGGCTGAACTATGAGGCAGTCATCGCTGCCTGGGCCAGCCAAGGATCCCCATGGACCACCGGAACCAGACCAGAGGTTGACCCGGACCACGGTTGGCCTCATTATATG GATATGTGGCAAACAAATTACAGTCACAACGAGAGTAAAAATCTAATGACTAGAGGAGGAAAAGGAAGTAATAACGAGGTCGGAGGGAGAGAAGCTAGGGTTTCGAGGTACAGAGAAAAGAGAAGAACAAGATTGTTCGCCAAGAAAATAAGGTACGAGGTTAGGAAACTCAACGCCGAGAAACGGCCTAGAATGAAAGGCAGATTCGTTAAGAGATCATCTTTCATGAGTACTAATAATAACCAGCTCATGATGACCACCAAATAA